The Pseudomonadota bacterium genomic interval TGCGCGTCCAGCCATCGATGACAACGTGAGAGGCGATGCGCGTGTTGGGACCGATGACGACGTGAGGTCCGATCACGGTGAATGCGCCAACGCGCACGCTCTTGTCGAGCTGCGCTTCCGGATGGATCTGCGCCGTCGGATGGACGTCGAACGCAATCGATCCAGGGGCAGATAGCTGATGCGTCACTTGGATTACCTCCGCCGAGGGTTCATCTGCCGCCGTTCTCCTGCGAGGGCAGATCACCCGCTGGCCGTATCTTCAACCTTCGGCCCGACAGCCCTCTTCCGGGGCCCGTTCCGCTTGGGTGGGGCGTGTCGCCGGCTGAGGGCTCAGCCGGCCACGGCAACCCGCGCGCGAGAGAACGCGGCGTTGCTGCTCACGAGCTTCATGTTGTTCACTGCCGAGATGGCCAGCTCGAGCGCCCGCTTGCCATCTTCACCCGTCACCAGCGGCGTGCGATTGGTGGTCACGCACTCCGTGAAGTGCTCGAGCTCCAGGCGCAGGGGCTCTTCCTTCTTGATCGGGATGTACTCCGGGGGATTGGTCTGCTTCTCATTGTCCGGCGTGAGAATCGCCAGCGTCTGGTTGATGAAGTCGAGGCTGAGCGTTCGAACGTTGTCGCCGTCCTCCTCGACCACCTGAAGGTGTCGCAGGCGCTCTCCGCTGACCCGGCTGGCCAGGAGATTGGCGATGCAGCCGTTGGTGAAGCGCACCTGGACCGACGCAAGATCTTCGTGCGGCGAGTAGAGCGAGCGCCCCAGCGCCGTGACCTCCTCGACGGGGGAGTCGACGAGGTTCAGAAGGATGTCGAGGTCGTGGATCATCAGATCCCAGATGACCCCCACGTCGGTGTTTCGCCGAGAGGGGTAGCTGAGGCGATGGGACTCCACGTACAGCGGCGTCTTGACCATCTTCTTCAGAAGCGCCACCGCCGGGTTGAAGCGCTCGAGATGACCTACCTGAAGGATCAGGTTGCGACGCTTGGCCAGGCTGACCAGGTGCTTGGCCTGCATGATGTCGACGGTGATGGGCTTCTCGACCAGCACGTGAATGTCGTTCTCGAGGAACTCGCGGGCCAGATCGTAGTGCATGCTCGTGGGGACGACGATGTTGACCGCCTGCACGCGGGAGAAGAGGTCACGATAGTCGGTGAAGAGGTTCGTGCGATAGCGCTGGGCGACCTGATGACCGCGCAGCTCATTGATCTCGACCACGCCCACGAGCTCGACATGGGGCATCTCTGAATAGATGCGCGCATGGTGCTGACCCATGTTGCCGATTCCGACGACGGCGACCTTCACTCGTTCCAACTTTCTGTTCCTCCTCGAGGCGCCTGTCCGCGGGTTCTCACGGCGACCCTCGTCGCCCCGCGGGAGGGATACATCGCTATCTCACGGTCACGGGGCGATGATTGTCCGCTTCCATTCCACATGAGGGGGCAATGCCCTCTTTCAACGATTCCGATTGACCGCAACAGTACTGACTCCAGATTGCCTTGACAAGTTGCTGGTTTGCCGCGTGCCCGGGCCTCACGGCCACGACGTGGGCACGCAGGCGGAGCCCGAGGGTCGCGAGGTCTCCCAGCAGATCGAGGGCCTTGTGCGCAGCAAGCTCGTTCGGCATGCGCAGGGGGCTGGAGTAACCGTCGGGCATGACAACGATGGCGTTCTCCAGGCTTCCTCCTCGGGCCAGGCCAGCCGCCCGAAGGGCCTCGACCTCTTCGAGGTAGCAGAACGTCCGGGCAGTGGCCAGCGTGCTGCGAAAGCGCTCGGGGGTCACGATGATGTCGGCGGCCTGACTTCCTGCAACAGGGTGCGCCGTGACCGACGCCGCGGACACGCGCAGCTGCGGCGAGGGCAGGGCCAGCAGATGCGTCTCCCCAACGGAGACCAGCACCGGCTCGACCACGTCGATGACACGGGCCTCTCCATCACACGCCGCGATGCCGGCCGAATCGACGGCCGCCAGCCAGGGTGCGGCACTGCCGTCGAGAATGGGCATCTCCTCGGCGCTGATGTCGATGAGCAGGTTGTCGATGCCGAGCGCGTAGGTGACCGCGAGCAGATGTTCGACGGTTCTCACGCCCGCAGACGGGTTTCGCAGGGCCGTGCATCGCTGGCCCGCCTCGAGCGTCTGCGGACCCACCGCGATCTCGGGGGCATCAGCGAGGTCGATGCGCCGAAAGCGGATGCCGTGATCGCGCGGAGCGGGGTGCAACGTGACCTCCACGTCGACGCCGGAGTGCAGCGCCACCCCCGACACCGTGACGGCACATTGCAAGGTCTGCTGGGGAAATTTCTCAGATGCCATCTCTGCCTCGCGAGGTCTCCTGGGGAGGAGACTGTATCAGGATGCGCGCCGGATAGTGGGACCCGGCCTGCGGCATGGTGATGATGCGAACCGTGCGGTTCTGCTGCGGCAGGAGCTCGAGCGTGCTGATGAGCTGGCGCGCGGGAGGCTTGAGACAGGCCGATTCGAGAAGCCGCCCCTCCACGAGAAAGCTCCCGAGGGCCACCCCGTTCACCGGCTGGAAGTACAGGGAGATTCTGCGGGTCTCCGAGGTGGGGTTCTGGAGCTCGACGCGAAGCTCGTAGAGAACACCGTAATTGCCCGTGTTCGGCTCACCGCTGACCGGGTCGATGAGCCAGGGAGACTTCCCGAAGGGAATCTCGCGTGCATCAGACGAGCCCGCCACATACTTCTCGTTCACGAGGATGTTCGGGCGAGCGAAGACCCCCTTCGGATGGATGCGAAACGGATTGAACGGGGCGTCGACCACCTTCTCGATGCGACCCACGCGCTCTCTGTCAGCGCTCGTCTCGACGGTGACGCGGAGCTCATCGCCCGAGAGGAGCTGCATCTGGGCCAGACCCGAGACGATCTCACGCGCGGGCATGCGATACTGCGCCAGCGACCAGGTGCGATGCGGGGGAATCGTGAGAACCACGCCCTGATTGCGCGAGAGGTCCTCGAGGAAGCGCGTGTTGCAGCGGTGACCGACATAGAGCTCTTCCTGGGCGGGCCCTCCGTCAGCCTGGAGCACGTGCACGCGCACCGGCTCAGCGCTCGGATTGGTCAGGTTCACCCAGAGGTACTGCACACCGCCTCCCGCGTTGAGGTGCGAGTACAGCAGACGGGTCGGCTGGTCTCGGCGAAACGCGCTGCTGAACAGGACGCCCTCGCCGCCGATCTTCTCCGGACGATTGCTGAGCATCAGCAAGACGGGCGCCTGGAGAGCGGTGTTCTCGTTGCGAATCACAACGTCGACCACACGGCTCACCGTGAAGTAATCGGGGCCCTCGATGCTAACCGAGACCTTTACCGTGGCCTCGGCCCCGACCCCCAGCGACGATGGCAGTGGCGTGAGCATGCGGGTCTCGACCGTGGCTCCCGGCTTCGAAGTGACCGCCGTGCGAATGCCCAGCGCCACCCCCTCCTCGAGGGTCTCCGCGGAAGCCGGCGTTCCCGTCACGTCCTGGCGCACGCGCTCAGAGATCGTGCCCGCCACCTCCTTGATGGCCACCGGCACCTTCACCGCCGCCCCGCCACGCGTCACCTGAAGCGTGCAGCGACCGATCTCTCGGGCCTTCAACGTGATCACGTCGGCACTCACTGACGCCGTCAGCCCGCGGCCGCTGGCGCGGACCTGGATGGGCCCTGTGGCAAGACCAGCAACCTTGAGGGTCCGGACTCCCCCGACCCCCATCACAAGGCTGTCGGGGGTGACTGCGAGAAAGCCTACACCCACAGCCGAGCGGAGGCCTCTCACCCAGCGCTCGGCGAGCTCCTTTGAGGAGCAGCCGTTGGCCTTGGCCTGAAGATCGTCGACGGTGCAGATGGGGCGACCTGCCCAGACGATGCAATAGAGGCCTTTGCGCTGCACGGCCTCGATGGTGGCGGCGGGCTTGCGAGCGCGTATCGCTGCGTCGACGTTGCGCTGAACCACTTTGGCACGCGCGTCAGCGCTGGCTTTGGCATCTCCCGCAAAGGTCATGACCACCGTGCCTCCCACCAGAACGGTGGGACGAGCAACTGCCGATCCGATGCTCAGCAGGGCAAATGCGGCGATCAGCACCAGGGCCCGGCGGATCATGACGGATCGGCCTCCTGGGCCAGCCGCGCCTC includes:
- a CDS encoding gfo/Idh/MocA family oxidoreductase gives rise to the protein MGQHHARIYSEMPHVELVGVVEINELRGHQVAQRYRTNLFTDYRDLFSRVQAVNIVVPTSMHYDLAREFLENDIHVLVEKPITVDIMQAKHLVSLAKRRNLILQVGHLERFNPAVALLKKMVKTPLYVESHRLSYPSRRNTDVGVIWDLMIHDLDILLNLVDSPVEEVTALGRSLYSPHEDLASVQVRFTNGCIANLLASRVSGERLRHLQVVEEDGDNVRTLSLDFINQTLAILTPDNEKQTNPPEYIPIKKEEPLRLELEHFTECVTTNRTPLVTGEDGKRALELAISAVNNMKLVSSNAAFSRARVAVAG
- the lpxC gene encoding UDP-3-O-[3-hydroxymyristoyl] N-acetylglucosamine deacetylase, whose amino-acid sequence is MASEKFPQQTLQCAVTVSGVALHSGVDVEVTLHPAPRDHGIRFRRIDLADAPEIAVGPQTLEAGQRCTALRNPSAGVRTVEHLLAVTYALGIDNLLIDISAEEMPILDGSAAPWLAAVDSAGIAACDGEARVIDVVEPVLVSVGETHLLALPSPQLRVSAASVTAHPVAGSQAADIIVTPERFRSTLATARTFCYLEEVEALRAAGLARGGSLENAIVVMPDGYSSPLRMPNELAAHKALDLLGDLATLGLRLRAHVVAVRPGHAANQQLVKAIWSQYCCGQSESLKEGIAPSCGMEADNHRPVTVR